From one Plasmodium malariae genome assembly, chromosome: 12 genomic stretch:
- the SET2 gene encoding histone-lysine N-methyltransferase SET2, putative: MENKKLKNYIGNEESERLNLNSNNNGNNNSNNKTKSRQVNMLIHYNDSSNVKNKTIKFNKLKDSYENKDYNLENISHIDENKFMRNSQNQQGQQQQQQQKKQRQKQKQKRASSCNLYLYNEDDEDHHSVNRHAYNHHDDEGIREPKHINNNKSQACYENSNRKTLYRHDVINEEQKNIELLLSRQKNIEHIESINFDDLMKNNFFNAFISNNNSNNNCSNNCSNNCSNNCSNNCSNNCSNNCSNNCSNNCSNNCSNNCSNNCSNNCSNNCSNCNNNRNNSIGNSSNNRNRNKGNRTNSNRNSSSRNKVIANKRMTKSENKKKRRGTLEEMEIINLAEVLYKIKKEKGRGKEHADKDAQGFEEAGDDVFDDVYGGACDDAYGGDTCELMYGGTCDDAYYDDAYGEAYDHSYGVDYEEIEEDEDIEDDEEDEEQISVHTDISIEQREKKKQNENLIHINDKRTYNIMKQEYKKADMYFYKNSFIKCNNKKKEEKQQVYSNIADICKSYIKNINNINKKNYKNEHKVNAFKETTNTINVYEDAYNYGDYYNNNMFKVTHNKSLNYSKVLNNDSGGYRGLSNKLLNKRGVFKNQVSNGKEIRGREVSGKGVSGKGVSSRAPRNSNNNNDINNNDVKNNDIKNNNIDNNNVINNNVINNNDINNNNSNNNDINNNNANNNNANNNNANNNNANNNNDNNNNNNSNNNDINNNDINNNNENNNNENNNNNAVDVNAVQKVPCNANLADEDLKTQELKFNRNNYNLNDKLIVLSNSVGRNNLSPVVLSYIEEKKKNLEQKKKKKKYKQNSLNKQNNTKMPRNSNYKFKNYKGGENSLNTKIDKSEKHYLIRQSKGVTENYLFRSNAASSGTNGGTNGGTNSGTNSGTNSGTNSGTNNGTNSGANDGTNSGANGGTNSGINSGINSGDICGKNGNTKNVDGIGINSENVLSTDIVTYCKENNIVLTNDANDILKYYNEMNADKNISKENFKKYNIRPHKLLGYMNNVGSRNVDGLEMVNKNNIISKLTCKNQVKNSNTSRNDNNNINNRIVCNINNSNNNGSNSSNKNVSNSYSNSHINNRTNSHTNSHINNRTNSYTNSHTNSHTNSHTNSHTNSHTNSHTNSHTNSHSNNHKTSPMNKNRKYINNIVNLFQKNYLRKINKDNKNQFRIPFTCKNKHYNENVDINLDKKGLAYKNFISLINDLDQGDGLGSVGDVSRRNPLNTYECVNVDNAKSSHRSGSTYNKVKHGIVSNANDYICTNGFSNSASNGASNAANDGGIHNGSNYADNATSNFTTYFNDCVHKVEDEKRSVKDKPTTHLLKCRQNQYSEFVKLYDDEEQEKIMNCYYEDVIKCYENYTINGHEDERHFYFCEFCEQNVFNLSNILKSDEAKEYIYTCNISCGRTYHKKCVSYIKREDKYICFFCLFNINFCTLCKEITTNDKLLPCYYPLCNVFFHLNCIDHLNSLKTECLKQYAHVPCCKDNNKEDKKKKNANIVINKLKVEEEKEAINGIKIKKKRRHYRKKKRIGKKKHLTLDKKINKNHLLYDKSDVNITMKNEMSTKSVENAMMANKNSSNNSNNNNNNNNNMARSSPVNAITNHKSEICNNNENSNNNDGKNCTNNGSLRLNKYICPLHVCYVCKEFYIINLEKIKNRLNNCLFRCIKCLKSVHLQCMTNNYIISYRQKIMFCSKHVEYYKKRHIKSLNNMRRKCINDSAIVKKNEPYEDLPCTNNGETSSGINSGINRDDNNLVVSASANVSYNKSYNKNEDIFNGNNDLVVNIRHPVVPPPPRTESDNFVSCASSNISIRSENNYILKGNIKKSMTLNGTYNDEELNSSEQVIGKLRMSNYRKKASSIDCQQLMDRKNANYENGCSSSINNNSDEKIMFDLTEDGEEDKLYAPPTVQKREPRVGEKLFRKDDDYNSVPLENISNGNGMGNSSGIMGVNPYIMGINPGICGSPCYGYNSSGKHMCYPGGTITGNHISGYKNLSEPLFTNMDEENKGQKISISNLPSITKTPNDSMSTCTVVKEDINEKENLNIILPIDDEEKDEQKKGDDDSLARKKKRKVSNINDIDILKNYNLDINILSDFTKNKPDLTLTQKTNYLIKISNADGTNDRGVSSLGGKLERSSLERCTVDREKQLRKNYVHSNSYGNINSNNYSNNYSNSYSNSYSNNNSYGSSNSYTNNYITSSNNARENVEPLNNNTGTSSNNNSNMSGISDRNMNPLNNKRLVKNPNNCKIEKVNKNTSLCQNVFGDLYLREHFRNEMEYNYFVIIKIKKIVDMERYLLSLNEIKANQLSEECEEHINILYTLREDFINFVIFLFKKRGENNSENEGTYAGPKNEGSYVGFQNENRVFGREKTKVSHVGGKIESSYIRDKNESGNNFGLILVENKHMNNAMRKSMIKKNINNIPYVNNVPDTIDIVSEEESKKNTLYNNIQNYVNKREKEGIKKNVKDKIKWASNAVLSIMYNELKNSVSINVEKQNIKKSGAANNSDIKCIKDELMGKQPTPFAHISASRNRNIYSNISGTYNASGNYNSNSSSNKRYELKVNANQDLVNCLNVMIAGRKKKQGAKCKDEDVSMKEEGALVNTTNKTTNCGYYNYMRKNQKSNDMLNDTEENVNSLDAKIVVNPAKEKLNFVQENKIPEEKNISKGRGKRFKNGKLDMNDFFLSTKNGYRFDVSTLKKYSPYLNFEYISKNMYLNDQNKNLLSCKTDDYRCLCQGECDPFTCYNSLSKIQCSKNRCNLPIQIQDKKCFNRPFKHSAIKDLEIKKTEKTGYGVFCKRDIKNGELICEYVGEVLGKKDFEKRIETYQEESKKTEMYNWYSIQINRDVHIDSRKKGSISRFVNHSCSPNSVSQKWIVRGFYRIGIFALQDIPAGEEITYNYSYNFVFNNFECLCNSSNCMNYNLKKKEESDNDVSDMEIRDNDIFNPIENFNNLHRKMQDWNVNIENAQTKLLYQYNKMNAINLRLMESFSTWIFYDMNFQRNQYFSLKSKPFNALSEFWKILVSSFSDGERNIINAFNLFLPSLIKIGQLRRIQQYSYILHNIVGAEHEMWNLIDKGFADDEVCRKCKSCGNLTMCDKCFNSYHHICGNIHSKVYKNNELVLCKFCQKYDYKIEWIKQNYRDKLKCSIEIRSNAFYKQNRDIIKLLEQCVKYTENQSLHSINEHNAKECNSKKLKLKKFQYKYVKI; the protein is encoded by the exons atggaaaataaaaaattaaagaattacATAGGCAACGAAGAAAGCGAAagattaaatttaaatagtaataacaatggtaataataatagtaacaataaaacaaaaagtagACAAGTAAATATGTTAATTCATTATAATGATAGCAGtaacgtaaaaaataaaactataaaGTTCAATAAGTTAAAGGATTCTTATGAAAACAAAGAttataatttagaaaatatttcacatatagatgaaaataaatttatgagAAATAGTCAAAATCAGCAAGGACAACAACAGCAGCAACAACAGAAAAAACAAAGGCAAAAGCAGAAACAAAAAAGGGCGAGTAGTTGTAacttatatctatataatgaAGACGATGAGGATCATCACTCCGTTAATCGCCATGCCTACAATCATCATGACGATGAGGGTATTAGGGAAccaaaacatataaataataataagtcGCAAGCGTGTTACGAAAATAGTAATAGAAAAACCTTGTACAGACACGATGTAATAAACGAGGAGCAGAAAAACATTGAACTGCTTCTATCCAGGCAGAAGAACATTGAGCACATAGAATCTATAAATTTTGATGacttaatgaaaaataatttttttaacgcGTTCATCAGTAACAATAACagcaataataattgtagtaATAACTGTAGTAATAATTGTAGTAATAACTGTAGTAATAATTGTAGTAATAATTGTAGTAATAACTGTAGTAATAACTGTAGTAATAATTGTAGTAATAACTGTAGTAATAACTGTAGTAATAACTGTAGTAATAACTGTAGTAATAACTGTAGTAATTGTAACAACAATAGGAACAATAGTATCGGAAACAGTAGTAACAACAGGAACAGGAATAAAGGGAACAGAACTAATAGCAACAGGAACAGCAGTAGTAGAAACAAAGTGATTGCAAACAAGAGAATGACAAAAAgtgaaaacaaaaagaaaaggagaGGCACACTTGAAGAAATGGAAATAATTAACTTAGCTGAGgtactttataaaataaaaaaagaaaaaggtcGAGGAAAGGAACACGCCGATAAGGATGCACAAGGATTTGAAGAAGCAGGTGATGATGTGTTTGATGATGTATATGGAGGTGCATGTGATGATGCATATGGTGGTGATACATGTGAATTAATGTATGGAGGTACATGCGATGATGCATATTATGATGATGCTTATGGAGAAGCGTATGATCATTCTTATGGTGTAGATTATGAAGAGATAGAAGAGGATGAGGATATAGAAGACGATGAGGAGGACGAAGAACAGATTAGTGTTCACACAGATATAAGTATTGAACAAcgtgagaaaaaaaaacaaaatgaaaatttaattcatattaatgataaacgcacatataatattatgaaacaAGAGTATAAGAAAGCAgacatgtatttttataaaaatagttttataaaatgtaataataaaaaaaaagaagaaaaacaaCAAGTCTATTCAAATATAGCTGATATATgtaaaagttatattaaaaatattaataatataaacaaaaaaaattataaaaatgaacacaAGGTCAATGCTTTTAAAGAAACAACCAACACAATTAATGTGTATGAGGATGCATACAATTATGGTgattattacaataataacaTGTTTAAAGTTACACATAATAAATCTCTAAATTACAGCAAAGTTTTAAACAACGACTCTGGGGGTTATAGGGGTTTAAGCAATAAACTACTAAATAAAAGAGgagtttttaaaaatcaGGTATCAAACGGAAAAGAGATACGCGGCAGGGAGGTAAGCGGAAAGGGTGTAAGTGGCAAGGGAGTAAGTAGCAGAGCCCCGagaaatagtaataataataatgatattaataataatgatgttaaaaataatgatattaaaaataataatattgataataataatgttattaataataatgttattaataataatgatattaataataataatagtaataataatgatattaataataataatgcaaataataataatgcaaataataataatgcaaataataataatgcaaataataataatgataataataataataataatagtaataataatgatattaataataatgatattaataataataatgaaaataataataatgaaaataataataataacgcTGTTGATGTGAACGCCGTGCAGAAAGTCCCGTGTAATGCTAACCTTGCGGATGAGGATTTAAAAACAcaagaattaaaatttaatagaaACAACTACAACTTAAACGATAAACTTATCGTACTATCAAACAGCGTAGgaagaaataatttaagcCCCGTCGTATTATCATATatagaggaaaaaaagaaaaatcttgaacaaaaaaaaaaaaaaaagaaatacaaaCAAAACAGCCTCaacaaacaaaataacaCAAAAATGCCAAGAAATAGTaactataaatttaaaaattacaaaggGGGTGAAAATAgcttaaatacaaaaattgaCAAAAGTGAAAAGCATTATTTAATTAGACAGTCAAAGGGAGTAACggaaaattatttgtttagaAGTAATGCAGCCAGCAGTGGTACTAACGGTGGTACTAACGGTGGTACTAACAGTGGTACTAACAGTGGTACTAACAGTGGTACTAACAGTGGTACTAACAATGGTACTAACAGTGGTGCTAACGATGGTACGAACAGTGGTGCTAACGGTGGTACGAACAGCGGTATTAACAGTGGTATTAACAGTGGTGATATTTGCGGAAAGAACGGCAACACGAAAAACGTTGATGGTATTGGAATCAATAGCGAGAATGTGCTTTCAACAGATATCGTAACATACTgtaaggaaaataatatagtttTAACGAATGATGCAAACGACATTTTAAAGTATTACAACGAAATGAACGCAGATAAGAATATATCAAAGgagaattttaaaaagtataatataagACCCCACAAGTTATTAGGATATATGAATAACGTCGGATCAAGAAACGTCGATGGTCTTGAGATggttaataaaaacaatattatttcaaaacTTACGTGTAAAAATCAAGTAAAGAATAGTAATACTAGCAGAAATGATAACAATAACATAAACAATCGTATTGTATGCAACAtcaataatagtaacaacaaTGGCAGTAACAGTAGTAACAAGAACGTTAGTAATAGTTATAGTAATAGCCACATCAATAACCGCACCAATAGCCACACCAATAGCCACATCAATAATCGCACCAATAGTTATACCAATAGTCACACCAATAGCCACACCAATAGCCACACAAATAGCCACACCAATAGCCACACCAATAGCCACACCAATAGCCACACCAATAGTCACAGTAATAATCACAAAACATCTCCAATGAATAAAAACCGTAAGTACATAAATAAcattgtaaatttatttcaaaagAATTATCTtcgtaaaataaataaagacaATAAAAACCAATTTCGTATTCCCTTCACATGTAAGAATAAGCATTACAATGAAAATGTGGATATAAATTTAGACAAAAAAGGACTGGCTTACAAGAATTTTATATCGTTGATAAATGACTTAGATCAAGGGGATGGTCTAGGTTCAGTTGGTGATGTCAGCAGGAGAAATCCTCTTAACACGTACGAGTGTGTAAATGTGGATAATGCAAAGAGCAGTCACAGGAGTGGTAGCACCTACAATAAAGTGAAACATGGCATTGTAAGTAATGCAAACGATTATATTTGCACAAATGGTTTTTCTAACTCTGCATCGAATGGTGCGTCTAACGCTGCTAATGATGGTGGTATTCACAATGGTTCGAATTATGCTGATAATGCTACCTCTAATTTTACCACATATTTTAACGATTGTGTGCACAAAGTAGAGGACGAGAAGCGTAGTGTGAAGGATAAACCCACGACGCACTTATTAAAATGCAGACAAAACCAGTACAGTGAATTTGTTAAGTTATATGATGATGAAGAGcaggaaaaaataatgaattgcTACTATGAGGATGTTATTAAGTGCtatgaaaattatactaTAAATGGACATGAAGATGAAagacatttttatttttgtgaattttgcgaacaaaatgtatttaatttaagtaatatattaaaatctGATGAAGcgaaagaatatatatatacttgtaaTATTTCATGTGGTAGGACTTATCATAAGAAATGTGTGAGTTATATTAAAAGAGAGGATaagtatatttgttttttttgtttatttaatattaatttttgtaccTTATGTAAAGAAATTACAACAAATGATAAACTATTACCATGCTACTATCCACTAtgtaatgtattttttcatttaaattgtaTTGATCATTTGAATTCATTAAAAACAGAATGCTTAAAACAATATGCACATGTACCATGTTgtaaagataataataaagaagataaaaaaaaaaagaacgcaaatatagttattaataaattgaaggtagaggaagaaaaagaagcGATAAACggtataaaaattaaaaaaaaaagacgtcattatagaaagaaaaaaagaattggaaaaaagaaacatttaactttagataaaaaaataaataaaaatcatcTGCTCTATGACAAGTCTGATGTGAACATTACgatgaaaaatgaaatgagTACAAAATCGGTAGAAAATGCCATGATGGCAAACAAAAACagcagtaataatagtaataataacaataacaataacaataatatggCGAGATCTTCTCCTGTAAATGCAATAACTAACCACAAGAGCGAAATTTGCAATAATAATGAGAattctaataataatgatggtAAAAATTGTACTAACAACGGAAGTTTAAgacttaataaatatatatgcccTTTGCATGTGTGCTACGTGTGTAaggaattttatataataaatttagaaaagataaaaaatagattAAACAACTGTTTATTCAGATGCATCAAGTGCCTCAAATCCGTTCATCTTCAGTGTATGactaataattatataatatcatatagacaaaaaattatgttctGTTCAAAGCATGTAGAATATTATAAGAAAAGGCACATTAAAtccttaaataatatgaGGAGAAAATGCATAAATGATTCTGCCATAGTTAAGAAGAATGAACCGTATGAAGATTTACCGTGCACCAATAACGGAGAAACCAGCAGCGGTATTAACAGCGGAATTAATAGGGATGATAATAATTTGGTTGTTAGTGCTTCTGCAAATGTGAGCTATAACAAAAGTTACAACAAAAACGAAGACATATTTAATGGTAATAACGATCTTGTTGTAAATATAAGGCATCCAGTAGTACCACCACCACCCCGAACAGAATCTGATAATTTTGTTTCATGTGCATCTAGCAATATTAGTATTCGTTCCgagaataattatatattaaagggtaatattaaaaagagcATGACTTTAAATGGAACATACAATGATGAAGAATTAAACAGTAGTGAGCAAGTGATAGGAAAATTAAGAATGTCTAACTACAGAAAAAAAGCTTCTAGTATTGACTGTCAGCAGTTAATGGATAGAAAGAATGCCAATTATGAGAACGGGTGTAGTTctagtattaataataactcagatgaaaaaattatgtttgaCTTAACCGAAGATGGGGAGGAGGACAAATTGTACGCCCCTCCAACCGTACAGAAGAGGGAACCGCGTGTGGGTGAGAAGTTGTTCAGGAAGGACGACGATTATAACAGTGTTCCACTAGAAAATATCAGTAACGGTAATGGCATGGGTAATAGTTCTGGTATTATGGGTGTTAACCCCTATATTATGGGTATTAACCCCGGTATTTGTGGTAGCCCTTGTTATGGTTACAACAGCAGTGGTAAACATATGTGCTATCCGGGAGGAACGATTACTGGTAATCATATCTCAGGGTATAAGAATTTAAGTGAACCACTGTTTACAAATATggatgaagaaaataaagggCAAAAAATAAGCATAAGCAACTTGCCGAGCATTACAAAAACTCCAAATGATAGTATGAGTACGTGTACAGTTGTTAAGGAggatataaatgaaaaggaaaatttgaatataatattacctATTGATGATGAAGAAAAGGACGAACAGAAAAAAGGTGATGATGATAGTTTAgctcgaaaaaaaaaaagaaaagtttcAAATATTAACGAtattgatattttaaaaaattacaacttagatataaatattttaagtgactttacaaaaaataaacctGACCTAACATTAACACAGAAAAcgaattatttaattaaaattagcaACGCAGATGGAACAAATGATAGAGGAGTGTCTTCCTTAGGAGGGAAATTAGAAAGATCATCATTAGAGAGATGCACGGTTGACAGGGAAAAACAGCTGCGTAAAAATTATGTGCACAGTAATAGTTACGGCAATATTAACAGTAACAACTACAGTAACAACTACAGTAACAGCTATAGTAACAGCTATAGCAACAACAACAGCTATGGTAGTAGTAACAGTTACACTAATAACTACATTACTAGTAGTAATAACGCAAGGGAAAATGTGGAACCGTTAAACAACAACACAGGTACAAGTAGTAACAACAATAGTAATATGAGTGGTATTAGTGATAGGAATATGAACCCTTTGAATAATAAACGTCTTGTTAAGAATCCgaataattgtaaaattgAAAAGGTTAATAAGAATACATCTTTATGTCAAAATGTATTTGGTGACTTATACTTGAGAGAACATTTTAGAAATGAAATGGAATAcaattattttgtaataattaaaataaagaaaattgtaGATATGGAAAGATATTTATTATCACTAAATGAAATTAAGGCTAATCAGTTAAGCGAAGAGTGTGAAGAACACATAAACATTTTGTACACCTTGAGGGAGGACTTTAtcaattttgtaatatttttgtttaagaAAAGAGGTGAAAATAACAGTGAGAATGAGGGCACTTATGCTGGGCCCAAAAATGAAGGCAGTTATGTTGGGTTTCAAAATGAGAATAGGGTTTTTGGAAGAGAAAAAACTAAAGTAAGTCATGTTGGAGGAAAAATCGAAAGCAGTTATATTAGAGACAAGAATGAGAGCGGTAATAATTTTGGCTTAATTTTAGTGGAAAATAAACACATGAACAATGCTATGAGGAAAagtatgataaaaaaaaatattaacaacatTCCATATGTCAATAATGTACCTGATACAATCGATATCGTATCAGAGGAGGAGTCCAAAAAAAATACCctatataataacatacaGAATTATGTAaacaaaagagaaaaagaagggattaagaaaaatgttaaggataaaataaaatgggcATCTAACGCTGTGCTAAGTATAATgtataatgaattaaaaaattctgttagtataaatgtagaaaaacaaaatattaaaaaaagtggaGCCGCAAATAATAGtgatataaaatgtataaaggATGAACTGATGGGGAAACAACCAACTCCGTTCGCACATATTAGCGCAAGTAGGAATAGGAATatttatagtaatattaGTGGTACATATAATGCTAGCGGCAACTACAACAGCAACAGCAGCAGTAATAAAAGGTACGAATTAAAGGTAAATGCCAATCAAGATTTAGTTAATTGTTTAAATGTAATGATAGCAggcaggaaaaaaaaacaaggtGCAAAATGTAAAGATGAAGATGTTTCTATGAAAGAAGAAGGGGCACTTGTTAACACGACTAATAAGACCACGAACTGTGGTTATTATAACTATATGAGAAAGAATCAAAAGAGTAATGATATGCTTAACGATACTGAAGAAAATGTGAATTCCTTAGATGCTAAGATTGTAGTAAACCcagcaaaagaaaaattaaattttgttcaagaaaataaaatcccagaagaaaaaaatatttcaaaaggAAGAGGAAAACgttttaaaaatggaaaattagATATGAATGATTTCTTTTTAAGTACAAAAAATGGTTATAGATTTGATGTCagtactttaaaaaaatatagtccATACTTgaattttgaatatatttcgAAGAACATGTACTTAAATgatcaaaataaaaacttgCTATCATGCAAAACAGATGATTACAGGTGTTTATGTCAGGGGGAATGTGACCCTTTCACGTGCTACAACTCATTGAGTAAAATTCAGTGCTCTAAAAATAGGTGCAATTTGCCTATACAAATTCAGGACAAAAAATGCTTCAACCGTCCGTTCAAGCATTCCGCCATAAAGGATTTGGAA ATTAAAAAAACAGAGAAAACGGGATATGGTGTGTTTTGCAAAAGGGACATAAAAAATGGAGAGCTCATATGTGAATATGTAGGAGAGGttttaggaaaaaaagattttgaaaaaagaatagaaaCATATCAAGAAGAAAGTAAAAAGACAGAGATGTATAATTGGTATTCCATTCAAATAAACAGAGATGTGCATATTGATAGCAGAAAAAAGGGAAGCATTTCTAGATTTGTTAATCATTCTTGTTCACCTAATAGTGTTTCACAGAAGTGGATAGTTAGGGGCTTTTACAGAATTGGAATATTTGCCCTTCAGGACATCCCAGCAGGGGAAGAAATAACATACAACTACAG CTATAATTTCGTTTTTAACAACTTCGAATGCTTGTGCAATTCATCAAATTGCATGAACTACAACTTGAAGAAGAAAGAAGAAAGTGATAACGACGTTAGTGATATGGAAATAAGagataatgatatatttaatcctatagaaaattttaataacttACATAGAAAAATGCAAGACTGGAATGTAAATATAGAGAATGCACAAACAAAATTGTTGTATCaatacaataaaatgaatGCAATTAATTTAAGGTTAATGGAAAGTTTTTCAACATGGATATTTTATGATATGAATTTTCAGAGAAATCAGTATTTTTCCCTTAAATCAAAACCTTTTAATGCTTTAAGTGAATTTTGGAAAATTCTGGTATCTTCCTTTTCTGATGGAGAAAGGAATATCATAAATgcatttaatttgtttttaccTTCTCTTATTAAAATAGGTCAACTGAGAAGGATACAACAG TATAGCTACATTCTTCATAACATCGTTGGTGCGGAACACGAAATGTGGAATTTGATTGACAAAGGATTTGCCGATGATGAG GTTTGTAGAAAATGCAAGAGCTGCGGTAACCTGACCATGTGCGACAAATGCTTTAATAGCTATCACCATATATGTGGAAATATTCATTCAAAAGTTTACAAAAACAATGAATTGGTTTTATGCAAATTTTGTCAGAAATATgattataaaatagaatgGATAAAACAAAACTATAGGGATAAATTGAAATGCTCAATTGAAATTCGAAGTAATGCCTTTTATAAACAAAACCgtgatattataaaattactaGAACAATGTGTTAAATATACGGAAAATCAGTCTTTACATTCTATTAATGAGCATAACGCAAAGGAATGTAACAGCAAAAAGTTGAAGTTAAAGAAATTTCAGTATAAGTATGTTAAAATATGA
- the PmUG01_12042700 gene encoding nucleoside-diphosphatase mig-23, putative, giving the protein MKNERAIKKEPFRLIILFYAILIYLNIRINGEKINNNLENNEQENLENNYIQKSVVIDAGSTGTRVHIYNYEILNNNKDIKIYIPSVSYRTTPGLVYLLNNYFTNNDKESFYDYFKNIKNFIYGNVMESERCMTVIIIRASGGFRLLSIQKSEEYISFIKSYFYTYFNEFLLIDDLLIKVLSGKEEAILSFVSIYALLEKLSPSPVFFTNKKENDKNSTSDGIEMVETDKGKTLDDRITKSVDESPSIRKFSNDQEDTIGVLELGGATAQIIVKIPLSNMSDDILNVFNYQRKENKNKESFIEENYKNRNIVKIRFFNSYIYLYCKSYLVLGRQNAMKTYLHYVVHKHYKKEDKTNKFIPLACFPKDFKFHINNLYKTSIEEELKEYHGNTQLGEDEYVGVGTGQYNLCKTQIRDILDHSQIDSLPFKMKKFIKLYGIENFHHFAIDILNISESYNPMLLNTDMYMQKAEQVCPLTIDEIRKVVRPESNIEKAQTSCFGLIYLHEFMRYTLKIDEPISFYSTNYINHINITWTVAVLLMELPPYLHLIEKHSKKNYSYDEL; this is encoded by the exons atgaaaaatgagaGAGCCATAAAAAAAGAACCTTTTAGacttataattttgttctatgcaattctaatatatctaaatataagaataaatggtgaaaaaattaataacaacttagaaaataatgaacaggaaaatttagaaaataattatatacaaaaatcgGTAGTTATTGATGCAGGTTCAACAGGTACAAGggttcatatttataattacgaaattttgaataataataaagatataaaaatatatattccttcAGTGAGTTACAGAACTACTCCTGGATTAGTGtacttattaaataattactttACAAATAATGACAAAGAATCtttttatgattattttaaaaatataaaaaattttatttatggaaATGTTATGGAGTCAGAAAGATGTATGACAGTAATAATTATTAGAGCATCAGGAGGATTTAGGTTACTTAGTATACAAAAATCAGAAGAATATATTAGTTTTATCaaatcttatttttatacctattttaatgaatttttattaattgatGACTTGTTAATAAAAGTTTTAAGTGGAAAGGAAGAAGCTATATTATCTTTTGTATCTATCTACGCGCTTCTAGAAAAGCTATCACCTAGTCCTGtgttttttacaaataagaAGGAGAACGATAAGAATAGCACAAGTGATGGTATTGAAATGGTAGAAACAGACAAAGGAAAAACTCTTGATGATAGGATAACTAAAAGTGTTGATGAGTCCCCTTCCATTAGAAAATTTTCCAACGATCAGGAAGACACAATCGGAGTTTTAGAATTAGGTGGAGCCACTGCAcaaattattgtaaaaattccTTTATCTAATATGAGtgatgatatattaaatgtatttaattatcagcgtaaagaaaataagaataaagaaagttttatagaagaaaattataaaaatcgAAATATTGTGAAAATTcgtttttttaatagttatatatatttatactgtAAAAGCTACTTAGTATTAGGAAGACAAAACGCAATGAAAACTTATCTACATTATGTTGTACATAagcattataaaaaagaagataaaacaaataaatttattccaCTTGCTTGTTTCCCTAAAGACTTTAAatttcatattaataatttatataaaacatcAATAGAAGAAGAATTAAAGGAGTATCATGGTAATACACAGTTAGGTGAAGATGAATATGTTGGCGTGGGAACGGGGCAATACAATTTATGTAAAACACAAATAAGGGACATCCTGGACCATTCACAAATAGACAGTCTTCCCtttaaaatgaagaaatttataaaactttACGGAATTGAAAATTTCCACCACTTCGCAATT GATATACTGAACATCTCGGAGAGCTACAACCCCATGCTGTTGAACACAGACATGTATATGCAAAAGGCAGAACAAGTTTGTCCCCTCACGATAGATGAAATTAGAAAAGTTGTTAGGCCTGAGTCAAACATTGAAAAAGCGCAAACGTCCTGTTttgg GCTCATATATTTACACGAGTTTATGCGGTATACACTTAAAATAGACGAACCCATATCGTTCTACTCTACAAATTAC ATAAACCATATAAACATAACTTGGACAGTCGCCGTTTTATTAATGGAACTTCCTCCATATCTACATTTAATTGAAAAAcatagcaaaaaaaattattcctaCGATGAactttaa